From Rhizobium oryzihabitans, the proteins below share one genomic window:
- a CDS encoding ABC transporter permease subunit, translating into MTDVALASRANPNTGSAVPAVLCGILARMSLYAWLALLVVLPNILLIGVSLLTSKNGVTNFDLTLQNFARAWESSGVWVLLWRTVATALLATAIATLIAYPMAYYAARILERGRFLSVMLVVIPLWISLLMRVFAWRVILGESGVLNAFLLRMGLISEPSSALLYNSFAVFLTFVYVSIPFIFVAAYSAIDRIPPSLTEAANDCGASGFRAFFTVVWPLSRPGTSVGVALAFLMAVGDYITPSMVGGLDGTMLGMVIASQFGIVGNWPYGAALALMLLVTVAVVLAIMFRTARVPGILTGETGGMLSVPAGARSAGNILFRWLAFALFCLPYLFLYAPLAIIAIFSFNDATVQVFPLSGMTFRWYQEVLSNTALLAALNRSLYVGLLVLLISIAAGTGFAILLAYARLSFGKLSEQLLTLPVAMPGVVLGITLVLAFQLLRIPTGIPRVVLGHSTFVMPVIMLTVLSRLRRLDPALVEASSDLGASYAKTVWHVVLPLVRGSIIGGALLGFTLSVDEVVVSLFLTGTQPTLPVWVWNQMRFGFTPSVNAIFVCIGIGSIMLTLIARRFLDAKGT; encoded by the coding sequence ATGACTGACGTCGCCCTTGCATCGCGCGCAAACCCGAACACTGGGAGCGCTGTCCCAGCCGTGCTGTGCGGCATTCTCGCGCGAATGTCGCTTTATGCCTGGCTTGCCCTGCTCGTGGTCCTGCCGAATATCCTGCTGATCGGCGTCAGCCTGCTCACCTCGAAGAACGGCGTGACCAATTTCGATCTGACGCTGCAGAATTTTGCGCGCGCGTGGGAATCGTCAGGCGTCTGGGTTCTGCTCTGGCGGACAGTGGCGACCGCCCTGCTGGCCACGGCGATTGCTACGCTGATCGCCTATCCGATGGCCTATTACGCAGCGCGCATTCTTGAGCGCGGCCGGTTCCTGTCGGTCATGCTGGTCGTCATCCCGCTCTGGATCAGCCTGCTGATGCGTGTTTTCGCCTGGCGGGTGATCCTCGGCGAGAGCGGCGTGCTCAACGCCTTCCTGTTGCGGATGGGTCTGATCTCGGAGCCGAGTTCGGCGCTGCTCTACAATTCCTTCGCCGTCTTCCTCACCTTCGTATATGTCTCAATCCCCTTCATCTTCGTCGCTGCATATTCAGCGATCGACCGCATTCCGCCCAGCCTGACGGAGGCGGCCAACGATTGCGGCGCAAGCGGCTTCAGGGCTTTCTTCACCGTCGTATGGCCGCTGTCGCGTCCCGGCACTTCGGTGGGCGTGGCGCTCGCCTTCCTCATGGCGGTCGGCGACTACATCACGCCGTCGATGGTCGGCGGACTGGATGGGACGATGCTCGGAATGGTCATCGCCTCGCAGTTCGGCATTGTCGGCAACTGGCCCTATGGCGCGGCGCTCGCATTGATGCTGCTTGTGACGGTCGCCGTCGTTCTCGCCATCATGTTCAGGACAGCGCGCGTGCCCGGTATCCTGACCGGCGAGACGGGTGGGATGCTGTCAGTACCGGCAGGCGCCAGGAGTGCCGGCAACATTTTGTTCCGTTGGCTCGCCTTTGCGCTGTTCTGTCTGCCCTATCTTTTTCTCTATGCGCCACTCGCAATCATCGCGATATTCTCTTTCAACGACGCGACGGTGCAGGTGTTCCCGCTAAGCGGCATGACGTTCCGCTGGTATCAGGAGGTACTGAGCAACACAGCGCTGCTTGCGGCGCTCAACCGGTCGCTCTATGTCGGGCTTCTGGTTCTGTTGATCTCGATCGCCGCCGGAACGGGATTTGCTATCCTGCTCGCCTATGCAAGGCTTTCCTTCGGGAAGCTTTCGGAGCAATTGCTGACGCTGCCGGTCGCCATGCCGGGTGTAGTGCTAGGCATCACGCTTGTGCTTGCTTTCCAGTTGCTTCGCATCCCGACAGGTATTCCGCGCGTCGTGCTCGGGCATTCCACATTCGTCATGCCGGTCATCATGCTGACGGTACTCAGCCGGCTCAGACGGCTGGATCCTGCCTTGGTCGAAGCATCGTCCGATCTCGGCGCGTCCTACGCCAAAACGGTTTGGCATGTCGTGTTGCCACTGGTGCGCGGCTCGATCATCGGTGGGGCGTTGCTCGGTTTCACGCTGTCGGTGGACGAGGTGGTGGTCTCGCTCTTCCTGACCGGAACGCAGCCGACGCTGCCGGTCTGGGTGTGGAACCAGATGCGGTTCGGCTTCACTCCCTCCGTCAATGCCATATTCGTCTGCATCGGTATCGGATCGATCATGCTCACCCTCATTGCGCGCCGCTTCCTCGACGCCAAGGGCACCTGA
- a CDS encoding ABC transporter ATP-binding protein: protein MPARNDAIIRFENVVKRYPGAATPALEIDEFSIERGEFFSILGPSGSGKTTALRLIAGFEQADSGRIFLDGQDVTDVPPHRRNVNTVFQSYALFPHMTLRQNVEYPLRMAGVDKAERSRRVAEALEMVAMDKMAERLPHQVSGGQRQRVALARAFVGRPRVLLLDEPLSALDLNLRQQMQHVLVDLQRKIGITFIYVTHDQSEALSMSNRVAIVNAGSIQQLDSPGEIYYAPNSRFVAQFIGKSNLIAAEAAGSADSSVVSVCGESFGMAAVRRPGAISLGLRFEALTITPADRPCPEGVALKGHVSDVLFLGHTCEVKVRCRDQDFIAFAPARRGAILEHGQPVWLSFKPEDCVVLDD from the coding sequence ATGCCTGCACGTAACGATGCAATCATCCGGTTCGAGAATGTCGTCAAGCGCTATCCCGGAGCTGCGACTCCAGCGCTTGAGATCGATGAATTTTCAATCGAGCGAGGTGAGTTTTTCTCGATCCTCGGGCCCAGCGGTTCGGGCAAGACGACCGCGCTGCGCCTCATCGCTGGCTTCGAGCAGGCCGATTCCGGCCGCATCTTTCTCGATGGCCAGGATGTAACCGACGTTCCGCCGCACCGGCGGAACGTCAATACCGTGTTCCAGTCCTATGCGCTGTTCCCGCATATGACGTTGCGGCAGAATGTCGAATATCCATTGAGGATGGCAGGGGTCGACAAGGCCGAGCGCAGTCGACGTGTCGCCGAGGCGCTGGAAATGGTGGCGATGGACAAGATGGCGGAGCGCCTGCCGCATCAAGTCAGTGGCGGCCAGCGCCAGCGCGTGGCTCTGGCCCGTGCCTTTGTTGGCCGCCCCAGGGTGCTTTTGCTCGACGAGCCGCTGTCCGCGCTCGATCTCAATCTGCGGCAGCAGATGCAGCATGTGCTGGTCGACCTGCAGCGTAAGATCGGCATTACCTTCATCTATGTTACCCATGACCAGAGCGAGGCGTTGTCGATGTCGAACCGCGTCGCCATAGTCAATGCCGGCAGCATTCAACAGCTCGACAGTCCAGGCGAGATCTATTATGCGCCCAACAGTCGCTTCGTCGCCCAGTTCATTGGCAAGTCCAACCTGATCGCCGCAGAGGCGGCGGGTTCGGCGGATTCCTCGGTGGTCTCGGTGTGTGGCGAAAGCTTCGGCATGGCGGCGGTCCGCCGACCCGGCGCGATAAGCCTTGGCCTGCGGTTCGAGGCGCTGACCATAACTCCCGCCGATCGGCCGTGCCCCGAAGGTGTCGCGCTTAAAGGCCATGTCTCCGACGTTCTGTTTCTTGGCCATACTTGCGAGGTGAAGGTCCGTTGCCGCGACCAGGATTTCATCGCCTTTGCGCCGGCGCGGCGTGGTGCAATCCTTGAGCATGGCCAGCCGGTTTGGCTGTCCTTCAAGCCGGAAGACTGTGTGGTGCTTGATGACTGA